The sequence below is a genomic window from Ostrinia nubilalis chromosome Z, ilOstNubi1.1, whole genome shotgun sequence.
TTACTTACGACAGTACATTTTCAGGTTATTAACTTGTATAGCTAATCTTCTAAATGGGCCAGAGAAGGGAGAGTTGATATCATTTTTAGAAGCATGCCGAATAAGACCGCCCATGCCTGGTCACACCTTGAAAGTCACATACAATGCTGGCCACAGTGTTTTTTCTTGCCAATGTCCGGACGCAAAACTACCAAGTATTCCTgaaaatgtaagtattttaacATAATATGATATAATGGATCACAATATTAAGACAATTACAATAAGTTGACACATTGAAACTGAAATGAATGTATTCTGTGTAATGGTTTAAttagtacatattttgttaatttgaagaatattttatacatcaAATCACAAATCACTTTCCAGAGCAACCTTACGGAATACTTTAGTGCCATGGATGCAAAGTGTATGGCGGGTCTTTGGGCTGCATTACTTCACGAGAGACGGGTAGCAATCGTTGCTACTAAACCGTCTCGGCTGTCGGCATGTGTACAGGCAGCTAACACAACACTGTTTCCTATGTCATGGCAACACATATTCATTCCAATATTGCCAAAACATTTGGCGGATTATTTGTTAGCACCTATGCCGTTCCTCATTGGAGTTCCTAGAAATGTCATGGAGGTGTGTAACGTGAATTATATCTATGAACtatttcaaataattattgATAAGTAATAAAGTTTTATGGTTACTATTGCAGAAAGTAAGGATGTCAGATATTGGAGATGTTGTGATTTTAGATGTAGATAACAATGAACTCAGAACAccctttcacgatttagaaagTCTTCCACCTGATTTGGTAAGTAGCCTGAACTTAACATAATATTGGAACTAAAAGTCAAATCATTAATAATTCTAATCTAATATGTTGCAGGTAGCAAGTTTAAAAAAAGCTTTGAGTGATAAAAATGCCCTGGGAGATGCTGTGTCGAGAGCATTTTTGCGAGCATTAGTATGTTTGATAGGAGGCTATCGAGATGCTATAAAGTAAGGATTAGTTTTAATTGATACTAGCTCTATAAATGCTATTGTGTTTTATGTTTTTCCCTTGACCTGAAACTCTCTTTAACTTAATCCATATAAATACTGGGATACAGGCCTGTGGGCCTGTACTAGTGCAGAAGTTGTGGCTCATGGTCATGAgaatttgtttttttggaatatAGATTATTTACATATATTTTGCCTTCTTCTtccttaaataaattaaattgtataTATTATATGTTTCCAGAATTGAAAATGGTCAGTTGATCACATTCAACCCTGAGGCTTTTGTGAGAACTAGAAAAAACATGCAGACATTCCTTAGAAAAATACTGCAGTCGCAAATATTTCAACAGGTTGGCACATACAGCATCAACTTTAACTTTTTGACATTTAAAACGTTGTAATTatgtcttttctttttttttttagtttattgaTGAACGACTAGATTTGCTCAATTCAGGACGAGGTTTCAACGATGAATTCGAAGTAGAGTGCAACAATTACGCCGACAAGCTAAACACAGGCAGTGGCCAAAAGCTGAAACAGCAGTATAGAGATTGGGCAAAAACAGTTAAAAAAGAAGGTGGCGCCTTTTTCAAGACTGTCAAGGATAAGGTACACAACGCGAAAGCTAATGTTTTCAGTGAAATGGCGTGCTTTATAAAACTTAtccttttttcttttaaaataagaaaatgaatgGTACTAAGAAGTACCAAATGAAGTGCAAAGTTAAATTGCAAATATATTACCAACTTGCAATTTGCaaaaaattgcaataaaaatgaattaaaaccaaataaacataaaacaaaacataatataGTGCGTTCctgtgtttttaattttttgtttggCTTGGTACGATGTTTTTAGTTTCGCAATCACCTGTACTTggattatttacatacatatttagttCTAGgtcgtaattattattatgcttgtcttgtattgtgaaaaaaaaatgttgattttCCGTATTGTTGGATGATTTTGTGCTGTGTGTGTACCGTTGCTATCTTCTGCTACTAACACGACTTTCAAGCTTTTAtaacctactagctttccgcccgcggcttcgcccgcgtagaattttgtctgtcacagaaactcttatcgcgcgcgtccctgtttcaaaaaccgggataaaaactatcctatgtcctttcccgggaatcaaactatctccatgccaaatttcattaaaatcgcttcagtggtttaggcgtgaaagcaagacagacagacagagttactttcgcatttataatattacgtaTAGATTCTACACGGTGGCCAACTGGAATCctataaaacgtatttattaggAAACGGGAAAATATGCTTAGCAAATAATACaaacacaaatattactatgaggtctcacagaggcgtctttccattctatacatagccagaacgcaagggtgtgaaactaatcgagtatagtttggatatgactttttttactaagctcctccaaactatacacgaccagtacgcatacgctgcgtactgctcgcgtatactttgtagtgacttaggtcaattatcttcctccaaaatatacatcgccagtacgcatacggactaatcatgtatgtattgtaataagtgcgtgattacaatttatacgcgagtagttgcatgctagtcattttgacttattgacctctctttctattacatactagctttccgcccgcggcttcgctcgcgtggaattttgtctgttacagaaaaacaatatcgcgcgcgtattttctcaccgtttagacctaccctggactacgacaaacattttaaaaccaaaatcagctcaatcggcccagccgttctcgagttttaatcagactaacgaacatcaattcatttttatttatatagatagattaattcatatctgcgtgtctactttaaacattgaatcatcttacgacacgtgtcattgttttgataaaggattttttggtgtttcttattctgccatagaaaagatatttgttttggggctgatatttcaccaattgtaggtatggaaatatgtcaaaatgattttgttcttgagataaaagttaacaaataaaataaataataaataaatatccttagacattttacactgcgcttctagtcccaaactaagcaaagcttgtactatgggtactagacaacggatataaataatatttttttttgtaaatacatacttattatacatagaaaacacccagtccaatacaaacaaatatgttcatgcacacaaatgtttgtactgtgcgggaatcgaacccgctaccacttcgaaccactacaccaaacggccgacaatacaaacctagcatttaaagtctcgcatactattgtatttaatgcgcgttgaactttcttctctcactctctctcatattaattaaattgttatttaatttgaaatctacctaatcaatttaatttcaaaaaccaattacaatagttttaaaaatctagatttattatagattcagtaaaataataataatttttatgtaataatatcaaataaatgtaattttaaatatagttccatattttactgaattttactaaatcaatatcaactaaacacactctagtcaagtgtaagtggtgtagtagaaactaatcgagtatagtttggagatgactttttttactaagctcctccaaactatacacgatcagtacgcaaaattcgtgtatagtttggagtcacagatttacaaacaggcactccgaaatatacacgagcagtttcctatgggtgcgttctggccatgtatagaacggaaagacgcctcacagagcgcgtggacgcaaagagtgacacacaaaccaatcacagagctctattcaacgctgtgcgttccatttgctgcttcacttaagcaagcatccttTGTGAATATGGGTGTTAGTGTGTGTGATAAGTACCACAAAGTGACTGGCATGAAGAAGTggcagttattttattatagcaATCCGGTAATTTTGTTGCCAgtaataatgattaaaaattgctatTCGTTGTTATTATCATAAATTCATAAAGCCATCATAAATATTACAGCgcaaaaacattttcaattaTCTACGTCTGTAAAAAAGATtggataaaatgtaaataagtttATACATTTTTTGATCTACTTCATTACTTGATATGGGTCTACAGGAATTACTGAAGCCATTTCATCTAatgattgaaataaataaaatcgcgtaatagtacctacctatttaaaaaaagaaaaacaaatcatGCTTAgcctaggtatattttattcGCAGTGCTAAAACCTTATGCTTTAATGCtgaatagtccagtcaatgaatgccttaacgacggtgtagagagaaatccatggaacacaatttctgacctcgggactttatttagcctagttaggtggtgaacatagcaaaagtccccgcccttagcccttgagccggcggggagagggggttttaaaggtaccacttttcggtctttcgcttaatcctcggaaactatgcgtcctagtgacatgactactatgaaccaaaaaaagcttattcaatttgctacaggtgagaccgtcaagtttttctatatcttgtatagtttttacggcatctgctctagaaggtctgtaaaattggaaattttattgttgtcttacatgttcctttcaggagaaaatcgactaaatcaacattgagcaaacactatagacatgcgggagcatgttaagcctagttccagggaggggactgcaccgtgcgtatatttagacgaaccaattagagccacttttgactccgcatcattcaaaaactactgtgcattaacacttcaaatttggctcatgtattgagacttgcaagatgtacatcagcttcaaatttcataaatatacctcaaacggttatttaggtattgacgttcaaaaatcgatatttagagcactactatctatctatcacatgtgaaatgttaaaatttactggttttttatttgttcctttgtatttacataactacctttctggatgccaaatttgaaccttcgaggtcatctggaagtggttagaatttggtctataggtcagacatgtagatttttggacgtcaatatctaaagaaccgtttgaggcagatttatgaaatttgaaactgatgtatatcttgtaagtctcaacacatgagccaaatttgaagtgttaatgcacagtagtttttgagtgatgaggactcaaaagtggctcaaagtgatttgtctaaatatacgcacggtgtagtcccctcgctggaactaggcttaacaagctcccgcatgtctagaatgattgctcaatgttgatttagtcgattttctcctgatggtaacatgtaagacaaaaataaaatttccaatattacagaccttctagagcagatgccgcgaaaactatacaatttatagaaaaacttgtctatctcatctgtagcaaattgaatatgctttttttggttcaaagtagacatgtcactaggacgcatagtttccgaggattaagcgaaaaaccgaaaagtggcacctttaaacccccctctccccgccggctcaagggctaagggcggggacttttgctatgttcacctcctaactagtctaaataaagtcctgaagtcagaaattgtgttctacagttttccatctataatgctttattgactggactagaaTGTGCAGATTTTATTTAGTTGGCCATCCTCTCTTAAGGCAATTAAGACTATTGTTTATTCATACTTTCGAACAAGCTCTGCATTAAAATGGATCTTAAATTGAAACAACTGTGTACTATACCTTACTAACACTTTTTTACGTGGGTTtgtcatttaatttttgaaattttagatttatttaaacAGAAGTGCGTAGGTACTTAAAAAGGTTTAATTCCCATTAAGTGCGGAAGTGGTCTCTTGACTGTTAATCCTCTTAAAACAGGAATGTTGATGAATGATAAAATAAGCAATACTTGTAATACAGATGTAAATATAATTTGTACTGTGCAGACATTGAATCTGCGACTTGGTGAAGTAATTCGTTACGTGAATCACTAGGCCAGTAGCCGTAATTACTTGGCCTTCGCGAGGCTTTCGAAGTTTGAACGAGACACGCCGAAGCATGTATGGGCCTTTCATTTTTCTCGTATACTAATCGTACGCCCCGCAACGTGTTTATACCTTAACTGGTGTTGATTCTGGAATCACATAATTAATAAAAGATTACCTAGTTAGAGgaccaaaaaatttttttttaaatagttaattttttaatactgtaCTCTGATAACTTTCACAATGCGAGGTATTATGGTCTCGTTTTGGCAATATTTTACATGTCTTTTTTTCTTATGacaaaataatatcaacaaGTGACAAACCTACTACAAGTTACACATTGCATGCATGCTGTAAGTACCTCGATTTTTCTTTTTGCTTTAAAATGTGAATATTTGCAGGCGAACCCAGCAGTACAATCGGCTGTGAAAACGGTGAGTCCTAGAGAACTCTGTCTCGGATGCTATGTGAAAAGATCACAACTCAGTGGAGTGTACTGGGATGATGAATTTTAGTCTAATATGGTGATAAAAAGAAATATTCGCGCTTATTACTAAAGTCTGGTACACTAGACTTAACTTTATGACCTGTATTGAACTTTAATGATACGCCATATTTGACTAAATCTGTGTAGAATGTGTGATCTACAGTTGAGCCAAGAAAGCAagtgtttatgtaaataaagcAAAATTGCTTTTTTTCTTTCATGCTATCCGAATATCAATAATgtctaatgacagttttatTTACAGAAATTATTCTGCTATCTTAGGCCAAGTATAGTAAATCCTTTAAATATTTAGGATATTCTATCTACTATTCTCTTTTCTTTTGCTTGGTGGCTAAggtttaagtatttatttaattaacacgATAATTAGTAAAAAAATGGTTGCGTTGTAAAATATTAACGATGTCGTCGACTTATTAAAATCTAGCTTGGTGGTTGTATACACACATGTATAATATTGTGTCAGCAATATTCTATGCTAGGCAAGGTTAGGTTTTCATTGGGGAGGCACTGAGGCGGTTACCGTGCGGTTGCGGTTCGATGCAAAATGTCCAAACCGCGCGGATTCCGCCGTATCTGAATTACGCCTCTATTAGGGTCTTGGTATATTCACAACGCCGCGCTGAGTCGTGGATGTGAGGTGTGTGTGTACGTCATTTGTATGAGATTCCGAAATGGTCCAGCTTCTTTCTCATTCGAATCACATGTCACGTTGCAATTTATGTCCAATTGAAATCGCCAAAATTACGAGTATATTTTCGCAATTTCTTTTGTTTATCGATACATTTAAGTTTAGTTTTTACTTTGGCTTAAGCAAACAACAGAATGTGATTTACACAATCGTCCGTAGTATCCACCTATGCCACTTTATTTGCAATTTGTCTTTGGTtatagcatttttttatttatttaggtacctactcacaataataaatatttgttatagTAGATTGACACTCCACTAAGTTGAAATCAAAGTCactaaatcaaaattatttttgcaCTGGGTCTCTATAGTCTTATGTTATTAGTATTTACTGCATGCAACTGCATCTT
It includes:
- the LOC135086654 gene encoding DENN domain-containing protein 1A isoform X3; the protein is MGSRVRDTVRYLFELFCEVAPGDHSKEPYVVRKYPESYKNEEELKNIPKFTFPCQLENSFVQQYSFVLTSVDSKYTFCFCRYDPKANTALVLLSHLPWHDIFYKLLTCIANLLNGPEKGELISFLEACRIRPPMPGHTLKVTYNAGHSVFSCQCPDAKLPSIPENSNLTEYFSAMDAKCMAGLWAALLHERRVAIVATKPSRLSACVQAANTTLFPMSWQHIFIPILPKHLADYLLAPMPFLIGVPRNVMEKVRMSDIGDVVILDVDNNELRTPFHDLESLPPDLVASLKKALSDKNALGDAVSRAFLRALVCLIGGYRDAIKIENGQLITFNPEAFVRTRKNMQTFLRKILQSQIFQQFIDERLDLLNSGRGFNDEFEVECNNYADKLNTGSGQKLKQQYRDWAKTVKKEGGAFFKTVKDKANPAVQSAVKTVRQGGKNMKSAVRGLKNKIPRTGSRPSSINTTDDSRFSCGSATPVSSDSSSDSSPSHDPPPREAPPALPLDLLTEMEFLFSKKNAQRRDSFPNSSHNSDASLQDKSSLGSVSDLIKLDDSPSSLEDFDPLMCREKDKVEQIKSSTDSALLHEYGLDFSQFGLLDSYSASSSGTRQEASSSVPKGWTTFN